The genomic window ATCGTTTACACTGAAAGACCACTCGAAAGCTTAAGATTCCATTTATTTTTGCAATACCCTTTCCATCGATTCCACCGTCCCCACTTCGTCCCGTAACCTCTACTTGACTAAAGCCGGTTTCACGCAATATGCGCTGTATAAGCCGCTCAAAAGCAGCAGGTGAAAGTGTCTCCACAAGAAATGCATTCATCCGTGTTCGCCAGTCGTCAAATTCAGCATCCTCAGCAATCGCTTTGATATTAAAGTCGTCTTCGTAGCTCTTTCCTGTCAGTACCCATACGCCCCTTCGAGAATTTTCCAAAATTCCTAGTTGCTTCAAAACCGTTCTTGCCCAAGCAAGTTCGTATTCAAGTTGTGTTCGGCCGTCATTGCCGCTTCTTGTTTTGTGAGGCTGGACCACTAAAC from Chloracidobacterium sp. includes these protein-coding regions:
- a CDS encoding restriction endonuclease, producing the protein MNELPHRNHLMKPIMEAIASLGGSATTDEIVERVISLLQIPDSLVVQPHKTRSGNDGRTQLEYELAWARTVLKQLGILENSRRGVWVLTGKSYEDDFNIKAIAEDAEFDDWRTRMNAFLVETLSPAAFERLIQRILRETGFSQVEVTGRSGDGGIDGKGIAKINGILSFRVVFQCKRYRGSVGASEVRDFRGAMQGRADKGLFITTGYFTRDATIEASRDGAIAIDLVDGDKLAEKLRELSLGVHIEKIERVTIDEEWFKSI